The following coding sequences are from one Salvia hispanica cultivar TCC Black 2014 chromosome 3, UniMelb_Shisp_WGS_1.0, whole genome shotgun sequence window:
- the LOC125215016 gene encoding probable inactive receptor kinase At1g48480 encodes MNHPISIRHLLLVAAVLLFPSAAPDIASDRAALLALRSAVGGRVLLWNLSSPTPCAWSGVNCSPDNSSVVELHFPGMGLSGELPPKSFSNMTNLQTLSLRYNALSGPLPPDLFTSLTSLRNLYLQHNFFTGELPQTLFSLTSLVRLNLAENNFSGPISPGFTNLTRLGTLYLQSNRFSGPIPALDLPSLVQFDVSNNNLTGSIPNSLSKNPKSSFLGNSLCGEPLDSCGGANPKKKKKLSAGAIAGIVIGSVFALFAILLLLFCFCRKRSRSKDEHVANAKEVEAPPPPIPPPKSAESLFAAAGKEKEVVVEADLKKGLVFFGKTGWNIELEDLLKASAEVLGKGTFGTAYKAVLETGLAVAVKRLRDVTMPEKEFRKKMEEIGRMDHPNLVPLRAYYYNGEEKLLVYEYLPLGSLSALLHGNKGASRTPLNWETRVGIALGAAKGVSYLHSQGPTVSHGNIKSSNILLTKSYEGRVSDFGLAQLAGPAAAPNRVAGYRAPEVTDPHRVSQKADVYSFGVLLLELLTGKAPTHTLVNEEGVDLPRWVQSVVREEWTAEVFDLELLRYQNVEEDMVQLLQLAVDCTAQYPDKRPSMDDVVVKIEELCRPSGGGDGVDVFEES; translated from the exons ATGAATCATCCAATCAGCATCCGCCACCTCCTCCTGGTGGCCGCGGTGCTCCTCTTCCCCTCCGCCGCGCCGGACATCGCCTCCGACCGCGCCGCCCTCCTCGCCCTCCGCTCCGCCGTGGGAGGCCGGGTCCTCCTCTGGAACCTCTCCAGCCCCACGCCGTGCGCTTGGTCCGGCGTCAATTGCTCCCCCGACAACTCCTCCGTCGTCGAGCTCCATTTCCCCGGAATGGGCCTCTCCGGCGAGCTCCCCCccaaatccttctccaacatGACCAATCTGCAGACGCTCAGCCTCCGCTACAACGCCCTCTCCGGCCCCCTCCCGCCGGACCTCTTCACTTCCCTCACCTCCCTCCGCAATCTCTACTTGCAGCACAATTTCTTCACCGGCGAGCTTCCCCAAACCCTCTTTTCCCTCACCTCGCTGGTCAGGCTCAATTTAGCAGAGAACAACTTCTCCGGCCCGATTTCGCCGGGTTTTACCAATTTGACCCGATTAGGCACGCTCTATTTGCAGAGCAACCGCTTCTCCGGCCCGATCCCGGCCTTGGATCTGCCCTCGTTAGTTCAATTCGACGTTTCCAACAATAACCTAACCGGCTCCATCCCCAATTCCCTTTCTAAAAACCCTAAATCCTCCTTCCTCGGCAATTCACTCTGCGGCGAGCCTCTCGATTCATGCGGCGGCGCCAatccgaagaagaagaagaagctctCCGCCGGCGCGATTGCCGGCATTGTAATCGGCTCCGTCTTCGCGCTTTTCGCGATCCTGCTGCTCCTCTTCTGCTTTTGTAGGAAGCGCTCCAGATCCAAGGACGAACACGTGGCGAATGCGAAGGAAGTCGAGgctcctccgccgccgatTCCGCCCCCTAAATCGGCGGAGAGCCTTTTTGCGGCGGCGGGGAAGGAgaaggaggtggtggtggaagCTGATTTGAAGAAAGGGTTGGTTTTCTTCGGGAAAACAGGGTGGAACATTGAATTGGAGGATCTGTTGAAGGCCTCGGCGGAGGTTTTGGGGAAGGGGACGTTCGGGACCGCGTATAAGGCCGTGCTGGAGACGGGGCTGGCCGTGGCCGTGAAGCGGCTGAGGGATGTGACAATGCCGGAGAAGGAGTTCAGGAAGAAGATGGAGGAGATTGGGAGAATGGATCATCCCAATTTGGTGCCGTTGAGAGCTTATTACTACAATGGAGAGGAGAAGCTTCTTGTTTATGAGTACCTTCCATTGGGAAGCTTATCTGCCTTGTTACATG GAAACAAGGGAGCGAGCAGGACGCCGTTGAACTGGGAGACGAGGGTGGGCATCGCGCTAGGGGCCGCAAAGGGAGTTTCGTACCTTCACTCGCAAGGACCAACCGTCTCCCACGGCAACATCAAGTCGTCGAACATTCTCCTCACTAAGTCATACGAAGGTCGCGTCTCAGACTTTGGCCTCGCGCAGCTCGCGGGTCCTGCTGCTGCTCCTAACCGCGTCGCGGGATACAGGGCGCCCGAGGTGACGGATCCCCACCGAGTCTCCCAGAAGGCGGACGTGTACAGCTTTGGCGTGTTGCTGCTGGAGCTGCTGACGGGGAAGGCTCCAACACACACGCTGGTGAACGAGGAGGGTGTGGATCTCCCGCGGTGGGTCCAGTCCGTGGTCCGGGAGGAGTGGACGGCTGAGGTGTTCGATCTCGAGCTCCTCCGCTACCAAAACGTCGAGGAGGACATGGTGCAGCTGTTGCAGCTCGCGGTGGACTGCACCGCGCAGTACCCGGACAAGCGCCCCTCGATGGATGACGTGGTCGTGAAGATCGAGGAGCTGTGCCGTCcgagcggcggcggcgatggcGTGGACGTCTTTGAGGAGTCGTGA
- the LOC125216899 gene encoding MDIS1-interacting receptor like kinase 2-like encodes MLSEAVARNVSNSSREFQALKDFGWPYINSTVHHCHLEGITCDDHGRVAKISLQSNVGCDDEPWYCHDLRYLDPLVFTSLTSIHLTSCGLYGDISSNSISYFSNLIYLNLSHNHVYSYLPLSFTNLSQLHVLDLSDNDLGNSVIAPEIGSSSLVYLNLSHSQLQIELPLLLPRNLEVLDISSNRIFGAIPSGIGYLHHLIFLDLSNNNISGYLPTNMSQLTKLEILKLDLNRLEGVFEAGIHMLPSIKRIDLTRNTIRGRIPFEFGYGANAQFLNIDLSWNYVFGEVPESVSRLDGINLSYNSLVGRIPSNVWRKFGTESFLDNLNLHPPKGSRINMEIIYYVIFVIFIFCGIYFIFSKRREKKAAPLTPPYPKHGDIFKIWNFDGNMAYQDIIEATQDFDFKYCIGTGAYGSVYRAKLPSGRVVAVKKLHRFEGDNPNYDMCFRNEVKVLSQIRHRHVVKLFGFCLHKQSMFLIYDYMERGSLFSVLKAEDEAVELNWKKRINVVKGIANALSYMHHDCSPPILHRDVSTSNILLDSEYEGCLSDFGTARLLDPNSSNQTLLVGTRGYIAPELALTMMVTEKCDVYSFGVVALEIMFGDHPGHFISSMTTMRSTLSAQNMMVQQLLDKRLPSPDEDVRVSREVVGAVKTALKCISSDPKSRPCMKDVSHELAKHPPRLTMPLRSISVLHLMHSD; translated from the exons ATGTTGAGTGAAGCAGTAGCAAGGAATGTTTCAAATTCGAGCAGAGAATTCCAAGCATTGAAGGATTTTGGATGGCCTTATATCAATTCAACAGTTCACCACTGCCACTTGGAAGGCATTACCTGTGACGATCATGGCCGCGTTGCAAAGATAAGCCTGCAAAGTAATGTAGGGTGCGATGATGAACCTTGGTACTGCCACGATCTTCGCTATTTGGATCCGCTTGTTTTCACATCTCTCACTAGCATTCATCTCACCTCATGTGGTCTCTATGGAGATATCTCATCAAATAGTATAAGTTACTTCTCCAACCTAATTTATCTCAATTTGTCTCATAATCATGTCTATTCTTATCTGCCACTTTCATTCACAAATTTGAGTCAGTTACATGTGCTTGACCTTTCTGATAATGATCTTGGTAATAGTGTCATAGCACCTGAAATAGGGAGCTCCAGCCTAGTTTATCTCAATTTGTCTCATAGTCAACTTCAAATTGAGCTGCCTCTTTTACTGCCAAGAAACTTAGAGGTGCTTGACATATCTTCTAACAGAATTTTTGGTGCCATTCCCTCTGGAATAGGGTATCTCCAtcatttgatatttcttgatttGAGCAACAATAACATCAGTGGCTATCTGCCCACGAATATGAGCCAATTAACAAAATTGGAAATCTTGAAATTGGACTTGAATAGGTTGGAGGGTGTTTTTGAAGCAGGAATACACATGCTTCCTTCTATAAAAAGGATAGACCTCACTAGAAATACAATCCGAGGACGGATACCTTTTGAGTTTGGATATGGTGCTAATGCACAGTTTCTCAATATCGATCTTTCTTGGAACTATGTTTTTGGTGAAGTCCCTGAATCTGTTTCACGTTTGGATGGAATTAATTTGTCCTACAACAGTTTAGTAGGCCGGATTCCATCCAACGTATGGCGTAAGTTTGGGACAGAATCGTTCCTAGACAATCTCAACTTACATCCTCCAAAGGGATCCAGGATTAACATGGAAATTATTTACTATGTAATCTTtgtgattttcattttctgtgGAATCTATTTCATATTCTCCAAAAGAAGGGAAAAGAAAGCAGCACCACTCACACCACCTTATCCCAAACATGGAGATATATTCAAGATTTGGAACTTTGATGGCAACATGGCTTATCAAGACATCATTGAAGCAACACAAGACTTTGATTTCAAATACTGCATTGGAACTGGTGCCTATGGAAGTGTCTACAGAGCAAAACTGCCCAGTGGAAGAGTTGTTGCTGTTAAGAAGCTTCACAGATTTGAAGGAGATAATCCTAATTATGACATGTGTTTTAGAAACGAAGTCAAGGTTCTCTCTCAAATACGTCATCGACATGTTGTAAagctttttggtttttgtctGCACAAACAAAGCATGTTTCTCATATATGACTACATGGAAAGAGGAAGCTTGTTTAGTGTGTTGAAGGCCGAAGATGAAGCAGTGGAGCTGAATTGGAAGAAGAGGATAAATGTGGTGAAGGGCATTGCCAATGCATTGTCTTACATGCATCACGATTGCAGCCCGCCTATTCTACACAGAGACGTATCGACTAGCAACATACTCTTGGATTCTGAGTACGAAGGTTGTTTATCTGATTTTGGGACAGCTAGATTGTTGGATCCAAATTCCTCCAATCAGACTCTGTTAGTCGGGACTCGAGGCTATATTGCACCAG AGTTAGCCCTCACAATGATGGTCACAGAAAAATGTGACGTATATAGCTTCGGAGTTGTGGCACTGGAAATCATGTTTGGAGATCATCCAGGGCATTTCATTTCCTCCATGACGACGATGAGATCCACACTGTCTGCTCAAAACATGATGGTGCAACAACTCTTGGACAAGCGGCTGCCATCTCCAGACGAAGATGTAAGAGTGTCGAGGGAAGTGGTTGGAGCGGTGAAAACAGCACTCAAATGCATAAGCTCTGATCCAAAGTCGCGGCCGTGTATGAAGGATGTGTCTCATGAACTCGCTAAGCACCCACCACGGTTGACCATGCCATTACGCTCCATATCAGTGCTTCATCTCATGCATTCAGATTGA